The sequence CAGTAATTCAAAATTCAGTCACTCACTTCAGCAATGCAAGATGTCAGGCTACAATCGAATCGAAAAGTAAACAATGTGAGTTTCTTTAAACAGTGGCTGGTCAAAAATTGTCGATACCGATTATAAAGATCAATCCTTCACAGGCATTGTTCCCTTGAATTGTGAAAGTATGATTTGTGATGAATGAGTTAAACGTTTCGTATCATCTCGTCATTAAACTGACTATATATTGACATAAGCAGAAGACGCACCAATGGGAGTATATTATGTTCTCCACGGCCATACAAAATGTTCAAACCATTTTGttcttgtaaattttaataaattagaTTAGACGATAAATTGTGATTGAAAGTCCATCCAAAATTCAACCGAATCGACGGAATATCAACTGCTTTAATGGAGGTGAATCGGGTTAGAATAATCGTGACTGCTTCAAAGTCCTTTAGAGGCTAATGATgctaaataaaacaaattttgtgttttaggCGGACGCCATAACACCGATTGAAATGACGAATACAACCGGAACGAAGCTGAACGACTTGAATGAGTATTGTCttctcgaaatattttcatgcacTTCTCTGACTCCGATCGATCTGTGCTCTTTGGCAGAGACTTGTAAACGCTTCCAACAAATAACACAGCGTGTGTGCGCAAAGGATTTCGACATTTCACGTTCATCAGATCGTCTCAGAGTGAGATGCACTTTTAAGAGTATGGAATATTCAAAATCTTATCGTGAGCACAATGTCGAAcgaattttagcaaattttggaCACTGTCTTTCAACGCTTTCAATAGGCGAGGGGAATCAATTCGTTGTGAATTTGGTAGGAAAGTATTGTGGCGACGTCACGTTAAAGCGACTCGAAATTCGCAGAATGACATATGTTGAAGGCCTCAGATTGCAACTGAAATCATTGTTTCAACGACTGCTGGCGCTTTCTATCATTGATTGTCATCTCCTTGCCGCATCGTCATATTTCAATTGTGATTCTTTGATTGAATTGGAAATCGTTGACTCGACCGGTTGCATTGCAATTCTGAACAATGATTTTCCGAATTTAAAACGATTCACATTACGTTATCATACAATGTGGCCGGGTCGTGATGGCTACTACGTCACTGGCGTTGTATCAAGGTTTATCGGCCGCCATAAACTAAGAGTTCTTCATCTGGATTCAATGTCGGTATGCCTCAGCGAAGATCTTCTAGATTTAATCCTTAACAGCGAGGAATTGGAGGAATTGACTTTACAAAGCTTGAAGAGGGAGAGGTCACTTGATGTTTtaaatcagaaaaatttgtcaaGCTTCAGGAAACTTAACGTTGACATTACCTTTGACAATTACAATCACATCTCTGCACTTTTGCAAGCATCAACGTCGTTGGAAACAATAGAAATCACTTTTGTGAACACCATTCCCATTCGTGTGTTCGATGTTCTATCGCAACAGCAGCATTTACGTGAATTGACTTTGAATTATTACTCCTTTGAACGCATTCAATGGTCAATCTTAGCTCAAATTCGAAAACTTACCCTATTCACGCCAAGGAATGCATTTGGGGCCGATCTTATCAACATAGTAAGTCAATTGACAAATTTggaagaatttgaatttgaggATTATTGGGATAGAGACGAATTTGTTCTGGCTGAAGGAGATTTTGATCgaattgttaaaattgttgaacGAAGGCCGAATGTGCTGACATTGAAGTGCAGGCATAGATTTACCTTGTCGGAGAATTGTGATAGAGGTAAGAAGgtcaaattgataaaaataaactaGACGACGATCAAGAGCCcacaaatttgtttcaattattCATCTACCGTGTAGATTCTACTGTCTCGAAAGACAAAAATCGAGTGGGAAAGTGAACGAAACTGAAAGGatcaaaggaaaaaaaaacagagcgCACTTGGCGGAATTGTTATTTTTCGCAACACTTGGCTTTTTACAAGAAATTCTAACTGGACGAACATTTTGGGATACAAATACTAAGTGTCCTAGAAGTTGACAGCTCATGGCAAAGCGATCATTCgggcgatttttttaaaataacaaattcacAAATGCGCAGATCTATGCACCATTGTAAACCATTGACATCGCGATGATATTACCGCTATTACCGTCACAAGCATGAcatcttttggattttttctctctaaaaACGATTTGTTTCACCTCAAGATTGCTTTCGTTCCATCCACTCTTTGTACTCCTCACAactttgtttgaaatgacatTTCTTTTCACAAAAGAAGCATATAATATCATCCTTACGAGTAGATTTAGAATTCAATTCTTTCTTTGATCAATTTTGAGCAAACAACACTCGAAGCTAGTTTGCACTGTAACTCTCTGGTAACGAGCCAATTAACGTCGTGCTAAGGATAAATTCAGGTTTAAATTTTTCGCCGAGAgccaacaatttttcaaacaacTAATTCATTGCATTGACATGGGCCACCAAATCTCCATTTTCTTCCAACTTCTTTGTCAATAATTTTCGCAGAACAGAAACGCGACTGCGAATGTTTGCAGTGTTCTTTAAATGAAATTCCTTCCGTTGGTTCCATGCTTCCTTGgttgtgcctaaaatttgaatttcaagtgaacgagtcgatgaaaaaatgaaccgaaaaatatatttcaatgaatgtgttttttgatcTTTTTCAGTCCATGCTTCGGTAACTGGATCATGTACATTTACCTTGAAGACTTTCCAATAGCCTCTTCCTATAGGTAGCATTTCCATCTTGTAACACCAGTTGAAtcaattatttccatttaatttcgTCAACGACAAGATGTTCAATTCCATTTCTACATAGTTTTATTACTAaactgggcccataacctgttagatATATTATTTCTGCAGCGAGACAATAAAACTTCttcttttatgaatgaaagatTCAGAATAAATGTTCTAACAATGTTCAATAAAGGCTAACGTGATTGAATTAacttaattataaattatgaGAATGCTAAGTCTACCAATTTCGGCCAGTTCCGCTGAACCTTCATCCAATGAACCTTCATCCAATGAACCTTCATCCCTTGAACGTGTCAATTGTGGACTGCATCcaacaatagaaaaatttaaattggaaaCCTATGCAATGCGTTATCGATCGATCATATTATAGGTGAAACGACGATCGTGCTTTCAGCAATCATTTCTTAcaaatcgaaataatttttttttgtttatttaatgcgcaaaaatatttaaattaaaattttattcagaacAAATAACACGACGAGAGAGACGCGACGGAAAACTTAGTAGAAAGATGTTAAGTAAAAAGGTaagattggaatttttttacgcTGTCTCGTCGGcgccaaaaaataatttaccatTCAAAATATGTTGACATTATTTTTCGTGCTGTTATGGCCTTAACATTGAATTTACACGATAAAAATGTTGGCGAAGAATGAAACGAATTAAATGAAGAAGCAAAGATAAAAAAGTCAGCATCAACAACAACTCTTCTTCGGAAAGAAATGAGAGCTGAGaaatccgttttttttttgtgtgtgtatgtgttcGTTCATCTGGcttgtttttgaatttgtaagattttgtttgaaaacaaACTACCGGTATAATAACCATCAGCTATAAAAACGACCTTAACCAAAGGCCATTTGAGAGTGTCGTGTTTTCTGCATTATATAAGAAATgaatcattttacatttttgtgttattttcgatCCGAATGGAATGCGAAAATCGTCACCACTCTAGCAAGTGAAATTTTTAACGTATTACAACGTTCAACATATTACAGTTAGGTAATTATAACTTCCTTAGTTGTAGTGTcacttaaattcaattacaattGAACGAAGAGCTTAAAGCTTTGTTAGTTAagctttttcattttgatggtAACAACACAATAGAATTAGATTGTGAGATATAAATGGGTCGCTGAATTTTCAGCTTATTTATGTAGCTTTTGAGATGTTGGCTACAAACTGTATAGCCGacctaaataaattttaaaatccacatttctcaaccgatggCGGCGTTTGAAAGTCtgaacgaaaataaaagtctAACCAGTCTAACTGACCTTACACACAGCAACGTCcgtatcgaatttcttttgtactAAGTATCATATAGAACAATAGAACAATAGAAATTCGATACGTCGCTGTGAAAGTGGAACCGAAGTAAAGCTTTTGTCGTAAGCGATATTAACGTGCAGTTCAAAATGgcaaaaagaattttcctCGTTGAGATCGTCCTCTTCACTGGAGGAACATATTGTCTGAAGGATTAATCTGTTGAAAGTCTAGTGTCACGTCGGAAAACTCTATCGTTTGAAAGCTGttgttggttcaattgaaaagCGGTTCTTTTGAAAGCTTAgtttagtttatttatttatgtcatAATATGAGTAAGGCCTGTGAGCCTTTTTTAGTACATATTACAGTAGGATGTCAATCAACGCAagattaataatttaatagcTTTTGCTATTTGAGTTTGTACAGAGTTAAGTACAGTTGAAGGCGCCGTACTTCGCAATGGCCTTGATCAATTCAAGACCGGAGATTTGCAGTTTGGAAGGTAAGGTAAGATGATGTGATGTACGAGGCGAGAGTTGATTGATGTAAATGGAATCGGCATTTTATGAGGTTGAGTGTGTTTCCCAGCGCTGTCTTGTCTACTATTGTTATTCCCTAAGATTCATTCCTATCAATCAGAATTATGTTAGACAAGTCAAAACTATCTTTATGACGATTTACATGTTCGAATGCGTTCATATTTGATCCACTGATCCACTGATGACGATCACGATTGCAATCTGAGGCCAAAAGTTTcttttcgatacaaaaatcAGCAGTTTGCGTTTAGTGGCTTTCTGTTACTGTCTTGACGTTGCCTTTCGTGCTTGTCTTCTGTGTTTGGGAGTTGCTTTTTCGATAATCCTAACATCGTCGATAAATCTGTACAAAAGCCACAAAGTTAAAGAGATCGTTATATCAAAATCGTGGAGGATTGTTTGTCATGGTTTTCGTGTTTGTCATTGATTTCCGGTTGTACTAATCAAGCCTGTTgaatcatttgaattttgagtgaAGGAGTGGGAGAGGAGTGAGACCCATAACCCAGGaagtcgaaaaataaatttcttcgcTACCTTATATGCAGAGGAATGATAATATGGCGACTACGACGTCGCTACGAAACGACTACGTGAATTTACTGCTTAAAACTCAAAACTGCTGTCGTTGACAATGTAACTAAATGAACTTAACACTTAATTCGTCCAGAACACGTTCTcggtttattgaaatttaaaattgaaaatttaattttctctaaTGACATTGATCCCACTCGCAATTGCTGGAATTAGCAATTTTTTAAGGAGTGTGATGTGAtaaaatttgcaacaaaatgacCACATAAAACTTTAATTGCCCGGAGAGTATTAGCTCTGAACAATCGCATAAAaagcaacaaaatatttattttaaatgttttaagcGCACACACGTTTCCACTATTATTGCcagcaaattatttttagtattttctTAAACCATCTTCCGAAAACGTCCTTGACGACCTTTACGTGTTTGAACCGACCTCTTGAGGTCGACAACATAAAGGCAGAACCGGTATATCGACAATCGTGAAAAATAGCGTTGTGTTTCGTTCATGTAAATGAGTACGCATATACACACACCAACCGCAAAACcgtaaattgattgaatttgaaaCATCTTCGTGCTAATTGTTACAACTTATTTGTACGAGTGTGGACGCCTTTTAATGAAGCTTAAGTAGAAGCATGTGTACTGCAGAATTAGatgcaaattaatttgttgacTTTGCTCATTTTTACTTGATTAGAGTCTGATAAAATGTCGCTGTCTCAATGAACACTAAACCAATTTGATATAATTGTAAAACGTGTGCAAACAGAGTGTCGCCTCGGCGGTCGGGTTCTTCAATTATAGGCTTCTTGTGAAAGACAAAATGAGATTTAGATTAGCAAAAAAAGTCGACAAAATACATTGTTTGAGCTGATACAATTCAAGCCATACGAAAACTGGACGAGAAACcagaattttttaaactttacaTGCGATTTTTTAACccacaaaaatctttttatgtTCACAGAAGCGTTTAAGGTCACAGAACCGTTTGATGTTTAGAAAAGCTTTTGATGTTCACAGGAGCTTTTGATGTCTGTGACTTTTTATGTTTACAGAAGCTTTTATGGTTACAGAACCGTTTGATGTTCATATAAGCTTTTGATGTTCACAGAAGCCTTTATGGTTACAGAAGCTTTTGATATTAACATatgctttttatgtacacagTAGCTTTGATGGTCACAGAACCGTTTGATGTTTACATAAGCTTTTGATGTTCACAGAAGCTTTTGATGTTCACAGAcgttttttatgtttacagAAGCTTTTGATGTTCACagacgctttttatgtacacagTAGCTTTGATGTTCACAGAACCGTTTGACGTTTGCAGAACCGTTTAATGTTTACATAAGCTTTTGATGTATACAGAAACTTTTGATGATCACagacgctttttatgtacacagTAGCTTTGATGGTCACAGAACCGTTTGATGTTTGCAGAACCGTTTGATGTTTACATAAGCTTTTGATGTTCACAGAAACTTTCGATGTTCACAGAAGCTTTTGATGTTCACAGACGCTTTTTATGTTTACAAAGCTTTTATGGTTACAGAACCCTTTGATGTTTACAAAAGCTTTTGATGTTCACATAAGCTTTTGATGTTCTCATAAGCTTTTGATGTTTACATAAGCTTTTTATGTTCACAGAAACTTTGACAGTTACAGAACCGTTTGATATTTACATAAGCTTTTGATGTTCACAGGAGCTTTTGATGTTCACAGGAGCTTTTGATGTTCACAGAAGCTTTTGATGTTTACAGATCCGTTTAATGTTCACATAACCGTTTGATACACACAGAAACTTTTGATGTTCACATACGTTTTGATGTTCACTGACGCTTCTATGGTCACAGATCCTAACAGAAGTTTTTGATGGTCGCAGAACCGTCTGATGTTCACAGATGTTCACAGGAGCTTTTAATGTTCTCACACGCTTTTTATGTTGACTGAAGCTTTTTCACTGGCTAATCTTAAATTGTTAGAAATTGCGGTTTTTAAATCCACAAAagcttttcattttcgaatGAGTTTTCAAGTCGATGACTCCACAGAGAGACTTTTATCATTACAATATTACAACAACTACAGAGAAAACTTTGTCACAAGAACGTTTTAGTCTTGCGATAGCTTTTTAGCTTTACAAAGGCTGTTTCATTTCAGCCTCATCATGCATTCTTG is a genomic window of Bradysia coprophila strain Holo2 unplaced genomic scaffold, BU_Bcop_v1 contig_211, whole genome shotgun sequence containing:
- the LOC119075459 gene encoding uncharacterized protein LOC119075459, which encodes MEADAITPIEMTNTTGTKLNDLNEYCLLEIFSCTSLTPIDLCSLAETCKRFQQITQRVCAKDFDISRSSDRLRVRCTFKSMEYSKSYREHNVERILANFGHCLSTLSIGEGNQFVVNLVGKYCGDVTLKRLEIRRMTYVEGLRLQLKSLFQRLLALSIIDCHLLAASSYFNCDSLIELEIVDSTGCIAILNNDFPNLKRFTLRYHTMWPGRDGYYVTGVVSRFIGRHKLRVLHLDSMSVCLSEDLLDLILNSEELEELTLQSLKRERSLDVLNQKNLSSFRKLNVDITFDNYNHISALLQASTSLETIEITFVNTIPIRVFDVLSQQQHLRELTLNYYSFERIQWSILAQIRKLTLFTPRNAFGADLINIVSQLTNLEEFEFEDYWDRDEFVLAEGDFDRIVKIVERRPNVLTLKCRHRFTLSENCDRVKANAHKVRVFTLGLGASALHYLVEGVATAGGGTAVFVDYNESMDKKVINQLKNALQPSLFNVTIKWNESATDDVPELNTARTLIGYNKPIETEAVTSESRLSGIKQSPKKVRPIFDGSQLLVFGIFKNGGPKSVLITAHTPDGPLTLRIKHSPSNNLDGNGNLLHRLAAIKLIRELEMEVSALQSEHSEAEKILKNEIIEIACQNGIASRYTSFIATDVRNDKQSEESWVMVTRHVPSQIAHGSYAIMTKN